One genomic segment of Vibrio nitrifigilis includes these proteins:
- a CDS encoding PEP-CTERM sorting domain-containing protein: MKRKLYQCCLVTFLLLLSQTASAATINLSSTTELVVSKGLEWLDWESIIGKSVDDTLTLVQQNDYSYLLTDTSDISELISSGISLLESRYTWSGGSYDVEQFNLVKSAVTELLSILGISYDDGLDDVIKNEITYASISSSSYLQALAQSWLTDVVEEYNETSSLQETVSYAVATASDYIASQTPVPEPSTLLIFLVAALLLVSNRRRIRSSFSIRYAM; this comes from the coding sequence ATGAAAAGAAAACTTTATCAGTGCTGCTTAGTCACTTTTTTACTTTTACTTTCTCAGACTGCATCAGCAGCAACAATTAACCTTAGTAGTACTACCGAATTAGTTGTTAGCAAAGGCCTGGAGTGGTTAGATTGGGAAAGTATCATCGGTAAGAGTGTTGATGATACATTAACGCTAGTACAACAGAATGATTACAGTTACTTATTAACAGATACTAGTGATATATCAGAACTTATTAGCTCTGGAATATCATTGCTAGAATCTAGGTATACTTGGTCGGGTGGCAGTTACGATGTAGAGCAATTTAATTTGGTGAAAAGTGCAGTGACAGAGCTATTATCCATATTAGGTATTTCATACGATGATGGGCTCGATGATGTTATCAAAAATGAGATTACCTATGCCTCTATCTCGAGTAGTAGTTATTTGCAAGCCCTTGCACAATCATGGCTGACCGATGTTGTCGAAGAATATAATGAGACAAGCAGTTTACAAGAAACTGTCTCTTATGCGGTGGCAACCGCAAGTGACTATATCGCAAGTCAAACACCTGTTCCCGAACCATCAACACTGTTGATTTTCCTTGTAGCTGCACTACTTCTTGTCAGTAATAGACGCCGTATTCGCTCATCTTTCTCGATTAGATATGCAATGTAG
- a CDS encoding dihydroorotase: MSSTTVDLLLKGDVVLSDHVSKDTYVGVKDGLIVGIYADGNAPEYKEFIDASGKIIFPGMVDAHVHSYSNMHEQFTHSTAAAAAGGVTTIIEMPYDSCGPVFDVAQFKEKQTWIADKAKVDVALLSTIKKQGDLSEVDALVELGTCGFKLSAFETDPYRFPRIDDDVLWTILPKLAETGLPVGFHCENDVIIEALIAQYKEEGKTYPKAHCETRPPISETLAVSKLLEFAYWTKFSLHVYHNSHPRCLDMIDWYKEQGVDVSVETCPHYLLISDEDMSEKKAFAKINPPMRDPQAVEGMWQALIDGRLNWVASDHAPWPLERKSNEVIFDNGSGAPGVESILPLMFSEGVVKRGIDLVKLGQLLAANPAERFKLDHRKGKIAVGMDADFAIIDPNEEWFFNAAETQSSAKWSPYDGKKITGRVVKTVLRGTTIFDQGKVLSKEGDGAYVGAHR, encoded by the coding sequence ATGTCTTCAACTACTGTTGATTTATTGCTCAAAGGTGATGTTGTTTTATCAGACCATGTATCAAAAGATACCTATGTTGGCGTAAAAGATGGGCTTATCGTTGGTATTTATGCAGATGGTAATGCACCTGAATACAAAGAGTTTATTGATGCGTCAGGAAAAATTATTTTCCCAGGCATGGTTGATGCGCACGTGCATTCGTACAGTAATATGCATGAGCAGTTTACTCATTCAACCGCTGCCGCCGCGGCCGGTGGGGTAACGACGATCATCGAAATGCCTTATGACTCTTGTGGCCCGGTGTTCGATGTCGCTCAATTTAAAGAAAAGCAAACGTGGATTGCAGATAAGGCGAAAGTGGACGTGGCACTGCTTTCCACTATCAAAAAACAAGGTGATCTCAGTGAAGTGGATGCCTTAGTCGAATTAGGTACCTGTGGTTTTAAATTAAGTGCATTTGAAACCGACCCATATCGTTTCCCACGTATTGATGATGATGTGCTGTGGACGATTTTACCTAAACTGGCTGAAACAGGTTTACCTGTGGGTTTTCACTGTGAAAACGATGTCATCATTGAAGCTCTCATTGCTCAGTACAAAGAAGAGGGGAAAACTTACCCTAAAGCGCACTGTGAAACGCGTCCACCGATTTCAGAAACATTGGCCGTGAGTAAATTACTTGAGTTTGCTTATTGGACTAAGTTCTCTTTGCATGTTTACCATAATTCTCACCCTCGCTGTTTAGATATGATCGATTGGTATAAAGAGCAAGGTGTGGATGTATCCGTTGAAACTTGCCCGCACTACTTATTGATTTCTGATGAAGATATGTCAGAGAAAAAAGCATTTGCCAAAATTAACCCGCCAATGCGCGACCCTCAAGCCGTTGAAGGAATGTGGCAAGCCTTGATTGACGGACGCCTTAACTGGGTGGCATCCGATCACGCACCATGGCCATTGGAACGTAAAAGTAATGAGGTGATTTTTGATAATGGGTCTGGTGCTCCTGGCGTTGAATCTATTCTCCCTCTAATGTTCAGTGAAGGTGTAGTGAAACGCGGAATTGACTTGGTGAAACTTGGTCAACTGTTAGCCGCTAACCCTGCTGAACGCTTCAAGCTTGATCACCGTAAAGGCAAAATTGCTGTGGGTATGGATGCCGACTTTGCCATTATCGATCCGAATGAAGAGTGGTTTTTCAATGCTGCAGAAACTCAATCTTCAGCAAAATGGTCTCCTTATGATGGTAAAAAAATCACTGGTCGCGTAGTAAAAACAGTGCTGCGTGGTACCACCATTTTTGACCAAGGTAAGGTGTTATCAAAAGAAGGTGATGGTGCGTATGTAGGTGCTCATCGTTAA
- a CDS encoding TSUP family transporter: protein MMHDWFVSGVNEMLLLFVIAVVAAVVDAIAGGGGLITVPSLMIAGLPPVTVLGTNRFQAVIGELTTSFMYLRSGQLTWQQLKLGLLFTVIGSVFGSMMVSMLDKHTLEILLPVLMVAITLYSMTSSKLKATSSSAAKVATVSFMVFAGLILGFYNGFFGPGTGSLWMLSLVIFLGYTIKQATMVTKPLNLMGNVVSLGLFVYIGQVDYRLGLVMGIGQVVGSVLGSQLVLHHGPRFIRPVFICVTLLMTSKLLWEHLPAGWWV from the coding sequence ATGATGCACGATTGGTTTGTCAGTGGCGTGAATGAGATGCTGTTATTGTTCGTTATCGCTGTGGTTGCCGCGGTGGTTGATGCCATTGCTGGTGGTGGCGGTTTAATTACGGTTCCAAGTTTGATGATAGCTGGGCTGCCTCCGGTCACAGTGTTAGGTACTAACCGTTTTCAAGCGGTTATTGGTGAGTTAACCACGTCTTTTATGTATTTGCGTAGTGGGCAGTTGACTTGGCAACAGTTAAAACTCGGGTTGCTGTTTACAGTAATAGGTAGTGTGTTCGGTTCTATGATGGTGAGTATGCTCGACAAGCATACCTTAGAGATATTGTTACCGGTACTGATGGTGGCGATAACACTTTATTCTATGACATCCAGTAAGCTTAAAGCGACATCAAGCTCTGCCGCCAAAGTAGCAACCGTGTCCTTTATGGTTTTCGCGGGACTGATATTGGGGTTCTACAACGGATTTTTTGGACCGGGTACCGGATCGTTGTGGATGTTATCGTTGGTCATTTTCTTAGGTTATACCATTAAGCAAGCCACTATGGTCACTAAGCCTCTTAACTTAATGGGGAACGTCGTATCTTTAGGATTGTTTGTTTATATCGGGCAGGTCGATTATCGCTTGGGATTGGTGATGGGCATTGGGCAGGTTGTCGGTTCGGTGCTAGGCAGTCAATTGGTTCTTCATCATGGGCCCCGATTCATTCGTCCGGTGTTTATCTGTGTCACACTGCTTATGACCAGTAAACTGTTATGGGAGCATTTACCTGCGGGTTGGTGGGTATAA
- a CDS encoding low molecular weight protein-tyrosine-phosphatase — translation MNKSVLVVCTGNLCRSPYAEYRLRELCPDLAITSAGLQVTEHHLEGKKADKVAIQVAKEMGIDLSQHKAMQLNEALVDAYDVILVMEREQQELFCELFPYANYKVYLFGLWNGGVNIDDPFNKGQLAFRLAFNMIDNAVKSWSNKLMQ, via the coding sequence ATGAATAAAAGCGTTCTAGTGGTTTGTACGGGGAATTTATGCCGATCACCCTACGCTGAATATCGGCTAAGAGAATTATGTCCTGACCTCGCAATTACGTCTGCTGGATTACAAGTCACTGAGCATCATCTTGAAGGGAAAAAGGCAGACAAAGTTGCGATTCAGGTTGCAAAAGAGATGGGGATCGATCTTTCTCAGCACAAAGCTATGCAGCTTAATGAGGCGTTAGTTGATGCTTATGATGTTATTTTGGTGATGGAGAGAGAGCAACAAGAGTTGTTTTGCGAATTGTTTCCCTACGCGAACTATAAGGTGTATTTGTTTGGTTTATGGAATGGTGGTGTGAACATAGACGACCCCTTTAACAAAGGGCAACTTGCTTTTCGTTTAGCGTTTAACATGATCGATAATGCTGTGAAGTCATGGTCAAACAAGTTGATGCAATAA
- a CDS encoding GntR family transcriptional regulator: MPNHENESDIGEWIANKVSRGEWNFGHSVNERELTEAFQLSRHKVRESLNILCIEGILEKKPNKGYFVVEYDTSEAHDGYRVRANLAYLAGQLLAERISLDALQTLRQLHSQMVSALERMEIEQYFVLNKQLHDVLFEATKCAPLIQFNKILQKKLSLFLHKEMNNPIGLKLSNQEHLALINHIAEGNAKAAATCFEQHILKGIKSL, from the coding sequence GTGCCAAACCATGAAAACGAAAGTGATATTGGCGAATGGATCGCAAATAAAGTATCCAGAGGAGAATGGAACTTCGGCCACAGCGTTAACGAAAGAGAACTGACAGAAGCGTTTCAGCTTAGCAGGCACAAAGTAAGAGAGTCGCTAAATATACTTTGTATTGAAGGCATCTTAGAGAAAAAACCGAACAAAGGTTATTTCGTGGTCGAATATGACACTAGCGAAGCTCACGATGGCTATCGAGTGAGAGCCAATTTAGCTTACTTAGCGGGTCAACTTTTAGCAGAAAGAATTTCACTCGATGCTCTTCAAACCTTACGTCAGTTACACAGCCAGATGGTAAGCGCACTCGAACGGATGGAAATAGAGCAATATTTTGTGCTCAATAAGCAGCTCCATGATGTACTTTTTGAAGCAACAAAATGTGCGCCGTTAATACAGTTTAATAAGATATTGCAGAAAAAATTATCGCTTTTTCTGCACAAAGAGATGAATAATCCCATTGGGTTGAAGTTATCGAATCAAGAGCACTTAGCGTTAATTAATCATATTGCGGAAGGTAACGCCAAAGCCGCCGCGACGTGTTTCGAGCAGCACATACTTAAGGGAATAAAATCGTTATAA
- a CDS encoding TRAP transporter large permease, with product MDFLTAGIICIGLLLFLMAIGLQIGLSFILSGVVVSALLLGMHSSLSLLGQATYFSIATPTWASIPLFILMGAFAASSGLARRAYSAVYAMSMGIKGSLGIATCFSCAVFGAVSGSSLATTAIFGKMALPEMNRLNYDKSFSAGCIASAGTFASMIPPSTMMIIYALFTQQSVGKLFAAGVVPGLMTAIGYILVIRYMVKRNPKLAPSPDEITIPRKERMKEAGKVWPVAIIAVAVLGGIYSGYFTPTEAAAVGALITLVLGIALGAFHKLGDVSQAMKESANTTAMLFLVNIGALFYSRTLAITRLPVELTNSLQHMNVPPIVILIGILVIMFLLGMIMVPVGIYALLLPIVFPLLTSLGYDPIWFGVIALKLTEIGSITPPVGLNAFAMKGVISKEMNISLEDIFKGIWPFCLCELGILVLLVMFPQLSLWLPNLLLG from the coding sequence ATGGATTTTCTAACTGCAGGCATCATCTGTATCGGGCTATTGCTCTTTTTGATGGCAATAGGGTTGCAAATTGGTCTTTCGTTTATTTTGAGCGGAGTGGTCGTTAGTGCTCTCTTGCTCGGAATGCATAGTTCTTTATCCCTACTGGGGCAGGCCACTTACTTTTCTATCGCAACGCCGACTTGGGCATCGATTCCCCTATTTATTTTGATGGGGGCATTTGCTGCTTCTAGTGGATTAGCTCGTCGTGCCTACTCGGCTGTATATGCTATGAGTATGGGCATTAAAGGTTCTCTGGGAATTGCGACATGTTTTAGTTGCGCGGTATTTGGCGCAGTTTCTGGTTCTTCATTAGCGACAACCGCTATTTTTGGCAAGATGGCGCTGCCTGAAATGAATCGTCTTAATTACGATAAGTCATTTTCAGCCGGTTGTATTGCTTCTGCTGGGACGTTTGCTTCAATGATTCCACCAAGCACCATGATGATCATCTACGCACTGTTTACCCAGCAATCGGTGGGTAAGCTTTTTGCGGCGGGGGTTGTACCTGGTTTAATGACCGCGATTGGTTACATCTTAGTCATCCGTTATATGGTGAAACGTAATCCCAAACTGGCGCCTAGCCCTGATGAGATCACGATACCAAGAAAAGAGCGGATGAAAGAAGCTGGGAAAGTTTGGCCTGTTGCTATTATCGCTGTTGCAGTATTAGGCGGGATTTACAGTGGTTATTTTACCCCAACTGAAGCAGCCGCTGTGGGGGCTTTGATTACTCTCGTATTGGGCATTGCACTGGGTGCTTTCCATAAACTAGGCGATGTCAGTCAAGCGATGAAAGAGTCGGCGAACACGACGGCGATGTTGTTCCTAGTTAACATTGGCGCATTGTTTTATAGCCGCACATTGGCCATCACTCGCTTGCCTGTTGAGTTAACCAATTCATTGCAGCATATGAATGTGCCACCGATTGTCATACTCATAGGTATTTTGGTGATCATGTTCTTGCTCGGAATGATCATGGTGCCAGTTGGTATCTATGCTTTGCTACTTCCCATTGTATTTCCTCTTTTAACTTCGTTGGGCTATGACCCTATTTGGTTCGGTGTTATAGCACTCAAACTGACTGAAATCGGTTCAATTACGCCACCTGTGGGGTTGAATGCCTTTGCCATGAAAGGGGTGATTTCAAAAGAAATGAATATCTCGTTGGAAGATATTTTTAAAGGAATATGGCCATTTTGTTTGTGTGAACTGGGGATTCTTGTGCTCTTGGTTATGTTCCCTCAGCTATCACTATGGCTACCTAATTTATTACTTGGATAA
- a CDS encoding SDR family oxidoreductase: MDLGLKGKGVIVLASSAGLGKGIACEFAREKAQVMLFSSNEEKLIAAQQEIEAETGNRPSYIVGDMTKAEDIKRVVTVAAEKFGNIYALVNNSGGPKAGNFDAFDDDIWQQAYDLTLLSYIRAVREVLPYMRKAGVGRIVCSTSSSVKTALDNLILSNTFRCGVVGLAKSLSQELGKDNILVNVIGPGRIRTERIDVLDQFRAEKTGKTIEEMQAAHLKNIPLGRYGDPAEYGKLAAFLCSEANTYITGQTMLADGGQVKAI; the protein is encoded by the coding sequence ATGGATTTAGGATTAAAGGGGAAAGGCGTTATTGTTTTGGCTTCAAGCGCTGGATTAGGAAAAGGTATCGCGTGTGAATTTGCTCGTGAGAAAGCTCAAGTCATGTTATTTAGCTCTAATGAAGAAAAATTGATTGCTGCGCAACAAGAAATTGAAGCAGAAACGGGCAATCGACCTTCATACATTGTCGGCGATATGACTAAAGCGGAAGACATCAAGCGAGTCGTCACAGTGGCAGCAGAAAAGTTTGGCAACATCTACGCTTTAGTCAACAACAGCGGCGGTCCAAAAGCGGGCAACTTTGATGCGTTCGACGATGACATCTGGCAACAAGCCTACGACTTAACGTTACTATCATACATTCGTGCCGTTCGAGAAGTATTACCTTATATGCGTAAAGCTGGGGTTGGTCGTATTGTATGTTCAACGTCATCTTCGGTGAAAACCGCACTCGACAATCTGATTCTTTCCAATACGTTTCGTTGTGGCGTTGTTGGCCTAGCCAAAAGCCTTTCACAAGAACTAGGTAAGGACAACATATTGGTTAATGTGATTGGCCCAGGCCGAATTCGCACCGAACGCATTGATGTTTTGGATCAATTCCGTGCTGAGAAAACCGGGAAAACCATTGAAGAAATGCAAGCTGCTCATCTGAAAAATATTCCACTGGGACGTTATGGCGATCCTGCAGAATACGGCAAACTCGCCGCATTTTTGTGTTCAGAAGCCAATACTTACATCACCGGCCAAACCATGCTGGCTGATGGTGGCCAAGTCAAAGCGATCTAA
- a CDS encoding TRAP transporter small permease subunit yields MKNSITSVSQSLAGLSGWLMVGIMLLLIADILFRTVGIAIQGLSDLSVFVMIIVVYFGLARCEEYEEHVSLELVTNKLPYRSRLFTQVIAQSLAVVTIGFLLYAVSSNSLDSYMSNESVEGVMQFKIWPVKALMLVGLAAFMLQA; encoded by the coding sequence ATGAAAAACTCTATCACAAGCGTCAGTCAGTCACTCGCTGGTCTATCTGGTTGGTTGATGGTCGGAATTATGTTGTTGCTCATTGCCGATATTCTCTTTCGCACTGTGGGCATTGCCATACAAGGGCTTTCTGATCTCTCGGTATTTGTCATGATTATTGTGGTTTATTTCGGGCTAGCTCGTTGTGAGGAGTATGAAGAACACGTGAGCTTAGAGTTGGTGACGAATAAATTGCCGTATCGCAGTCGACTTTTCACTCAGGTTATCGCGCAAAGTTTAGCCGTAGTAACGATAGGTTTTCTACTGTATGCAGTGAGTTCAAACTCCTTAGATTCGTATATGTCTAACGAATCGGTCGAGGGGGTGATGCAGTTTAAAATCTGGCCAGTAAAAGCGTTAATGTTGGTCGGTTTAGCCGCGTTCATGTTGCAAGCATGA
- a CDS encoding pyridoxal phosphate-dependent aminotransferase, with translation MNIADRMSDIPFSGIRKILEKVNQMEKDGRDVVRLEIGRPDFDTPQHIKDHAIAALNSGEVHYSSNAGINALKEAIAEKLERDNQLHYSSSDIIVTAGANEAVFIAMMATLNPGDEVLIPDPSWVAYYPCATMAGAKPVPYPTTFKNGFIPRIEDIEKRVTDKTKMIVINSPHNPTGVVYDRQILSEIAALVRRHDLFVLSDEIYERIIYDHCHHLSIATLSDMHERTIVVNGMSKIYSMTGWRIGYTAAPKLMTDAMLKVHQNTIACANTFAQFGAAAALTSSQACADEMVAEFNERRDYLIEALGTIKGINIVRPQGAFYLFADISSFGMTSEQFATYLLEEAEVAVVPGSAFGQCGEGCIRMSYANSLHNLKRAVSRIAKALESLSISA, from the coding sequence ATGAATATTGCAGATAGAATGAGTGACATCCCGTTTTCAGGGATCCGAAAAATACTCGAAAAAGTCAACCAAATGGAAAAGGATGGACGTGATGTGGTTCGACTGGAAATTGGTCGACCCGATTTCGATACTCCGCAACATATCAAAGATCATGCGATTGCCGCTCTAAATAGCGGGGAAGTTCATTACAGCTCTAACGCAGGTATCAATGCTCTAAAAGAGGCGATTGCAGAAAAACTAGAGCGCGACAATCAACTGCACTATTCTAGCAGTGATATTATTGTTACTGCGGGGGCAAATGAAGCGGTTTTTATCGCTATGATGGCGACACTCAACCCTGGCGATGAAGTGCTGATTCCCGATCCAAGCTGGGTGGCTTACTATCCTTGTGCCACAATGGCTGGTGCCAAACCAGTCCCCTACCCGACCACATTCAAAAATGGCTTTATTCCTCGTATCGAAGACATTGAAAAACGGGTAACCGACAAGACCAAAATGATCGTGATTAATAGCCCACATAACCCAACAGGTGTTGTCTACGATCGACAAATCCTTTCTGAGATAGCAGCCCTCGTTCGACGCCATGATCTGTTTGTACTGTCTGACGAAATTTACGAACGCATCATCTACGATCATTGTCATCACCTTAGCATCGCAACACTGTCAGACATGCATGAGCGCACTATCGTCGTCAATGGCATGTCAAAAATTTACTCTATGACCGGTTGGAGAATCGGTTATACCGCAGCGCCAAAATTAATGACCGACGCTATGTTGAAAGTTCACCAAAACACCATCGCTTGTGCAAACACATTTGCACAATTTGGAGCTGCTGCTGCGCTAACCAGTTCACAGGCTTGTGCCGATGAGATGGTGGCAGAGTTTAACGAACGTAGGGATTATTTGATTGAAGCGCTAGGCACTATTAAAGGGATTAACATTGTACGCCCACAGGGCGCCTTTTATCTCTTTGCCGATATTTCAAGTTTTGGTATGACATCAGAACAATTTGCGACCTATTTGCTTGAAGAAGCTGAAGTTGCCGTTGTTCCAGGATCTGCGTTTGGTCAATGTGGCGAAGGGTGCATCAGAATGTCTTACGCCAACTCACTGCACAACTTAAAACGCGCCGTATCGCGCATCGCTAAGGCATTGGAATCACTTTCTATCTCTGCATAG
- the dctP gene encoding TRAP transporter substrate-binding protein DctP → MRAIKWRPAAIAVLVASTLAVAPMMAAASTTLKYSDHDPTNGMRTDFVDKVWLKTIKEKAGDDVDIQTFWGGSLLGSKEILKGIGDGITEMGFVYPGHYPGQLPAHTIFRLFPRGPKKFADMLWFYREVYKKVPAFQAELKKAHVKTLLFTAGLPGAFVGKKPLHSLADIKGQKWRAGDKWSLRFLQNAGAQPTSIPWGDTYMALQTGAIDGCYTNYDGAHLMKFDETAPNVLVSKSLWYGIPFLHLINENTFNRLSKKTQQEILDASDIAEKKFAKVYDDAFTQIVKDERAAGVKVTFMTDDDLIKWEDSDELEGLQQQWVKEAQQAGLKNAEQVMKQVKDIYAQAMKREDSKEG, encoded by the coding sequence ATGAGAGCAATAAAATGGCGTCCCGCCGCAATAGCAGTTTTGGTCGCTTCTACGTTAGCGGTTGCACCAATGATGGCTGCAGCAAGTACCACATTAAAATATTCAGATCATGATCCAACGAATGGGATGAGAACAGACTTCGTCGATAAAGTTTGGTTGAAAACAATCAAAGAAAAGGCTGGCGATGATGTCGATATCCAAACGTTTTGGGGCGGCTCATTACTGGGGTCTAAAGAAATCCTGAAAGGGATTGGTGATGGTATTACTGAGATGGGATTTGTTTATCCCGGTCATTATCCAGGCCAATTACCTGCTCATACTATTTTCCGTTTGTTTCCTCGCGGTCCAAAGAAATTCGCAGATATGTTGTGGTTTTATCGTGAGGTATATAAAAAAGTACCGGCTTTCCAAGCTGAGCTAAAGAAAGCCCATGTCAAAACCTTACTATTTACAGCAGGCTTACCCGGTGCTTTTGTTGGGAAAAAACCGTTGCACAGCTTAGCTGATATCAAAGGTCAAAAATGGCGCGCAGGTGATAAATGGAGCCTACGTTTCCTACAAAATGCAGGTGCGCAGCCAACTTCTATTCCATGGGGTGATACCTACATGGCATTGCAAACTGGTGCGATTGACGGCTGTTATACCAACTATGATGGTGCGCATCTTATGAAGTTTGATGAAACAGCGCCGAATGTATTGGTTTCAAAATCGCTCTGGTACGGCATTCCATTTTTACATCTAATCAATGAAAACACCTTCAATCGCTTATCGAAAAAAACGCAACAAGAGATTTTGGATGCATCAGATATTGCTGAGAAGAAATTTGCCAAAGTTTACGATGATGCGTTTACACAAATCGTAAAAGATGAACGTGCAGCTGGTGTGAAAGTCACCTTTATGACTGACGATGACCTCATCAAATGGGAAGACTCTGATGAACTGGAAGGCTTGCAACAACAATGGGTGAAAGAAGCTCAGCAGGCTGGGTTAAAGAATGCTGAACAAGTGATGAAGCAGGTCAAAGACATCTATGCGCAAGCGATGAAGCGTGAAGATTCCAAAGAGGGATAG
- a CDS encoding LysR family transcriptional regulator, translating to MRCIKLNLLKLTSILSSNLMINSQDLEFFTIIAGSRSLAAAARKLNVTPPSVSQRLQNIEVKLGVKLVERNARTTSLTDAGQRLALHGQHLLQELQQLTEDISDSKLAISGQLKLVSSLGFGEKHIGPLAAEFQNLYPNVTIELNLSDIPKWSLHNSPDIMFYIGYLPDSSLKRTVLAKNRRMLLASPDYLRSCAKLEHPNDLQHHRCIALRENDEDATMWRFTHKATQETATVRIDPVLASNVSRITKNWCLDGQGLIQRSSWDVKQELASGSLVHVLPDYELEEADIVALLSSDSVNRSKKVTLFLEFVQQRLPERLNQN from the coding sequence TTGCGCTGTATAAAGTTAAATTTACTAAAACTAACTTCAATATTAAGTTCAAACCTAATGATAAATTCACAAGATTTAGAGTTTTTTACGATTATCGCAGGTAGTCGCTCTCTGGCCGCTGCGGCGCGTAAACTGAATGTCACACCGCCTAGCGTGTCACAACGTTTACAAAATATTGAAGTCAAATTGGGCGTAAAGTTGGTTGAGCGAAATGCACGAACCACTTCCCTTACCGATGCAGGACAGCGCCTTGCCCTCCACGGACAACACCTCCTTCAAGAGTTGCAGCAACTTACAGAAGATATTTCCGACAGTAAATTGGCCATCTCTGGTCAGCTGAAACTGGTCTCATCCCTCGGTTTTGGCGAAAAGCATATAGGTCCTCTAGCAGCAGAATTTCAAAATTTGTATCCCAACGTCACCATTGAATTGAATCTGTCTGATATTCCTAAATGGTCGCTACATAATAGCCCTGACATCATGTTCTATATTGGCTACCTACCCGATTCGTCTCTGAAAAGAACGGTATTAGCGAAGAACCGGAGGATGCTATTAGCCTCGCCTGATTATCTTCGTTCTTGCGCAAAACTAGAACACCCGAATGATCTTCAGCACCATCGCTGTATTGCACTCCGGGAAAATGATGAAGACGCCACCATGTGGCGTTTTACTCATAAGGCGACTCAGGAAACCGCCACTGTACGTATCGACCCCGTATTAGCAAGCAATGTCAGTCGAATTACTAAAAACTGGTGCCTTGACGGGCAAGGCCTTATTCAGCGCTCATCATGGGATGTAAAGCAAGAACTCGCTAGTGGATCGCTCGTGCACGTTTTACCAGACTATGAACTAGAAGAAGCCGACATCGTCGCCCTGCTCTCTTCCGACTCTGTAAATAGATCCAAAAAAGTCACGCTATTTCTGGAATTTGTACAGCAAAGATTGCCCGAACGCCTCAACCAAAATTAA